A stretch of Candidatus Poribacteria bacterium DNA encodes these proteins:
- the dnaK gene encoding molecular chaperone DnaK, producing the protein MSKVIGIDLGTTNSCVAVLESGDTKVIENTEGNRTTPSIVGFTSDGERPVGQVAKRQAITNPQNTIFSIKRFMGRKYNEIGDDANRVSYELKAGKDGDVAVNIESKDYSPPEISAMVLRKMKETAEAYLGEEVTKAVITVPAYFNDSQRQATADAGKIAGLEVERIINEPTAASLAYGLQNEGDKKIAVYDLGGGTFDISILEIGDGVFEVKSTNGDTHLGGDDFDQTVIDWMAQEFLSSQGIDLRNDPMALQRLKEAAETAKCELSSTQQTEINLPFITSDASGPKHLNLTLTRPKLEQITDSLVQRSLDPCRQALADAEMQPADIDEVILVGGQTRMPKVQEAVQQLFGKEPHKGVNPDEVVAIGAAIQGGVLAGDEEVKDILLLDVTPLSLGIETLGGMFTRLIDRNTTIPTKKSNVFTTAENNQTSVDVHVLQGEREQAVYNKTIGRFRLSELPPAPRGIPQIEVTFDIDANGILNVSAKDTATGKEQKITITASSGLTDAEIDQMVKDAETHAEEDKQKREEVETRNQADSMVYETEKNLNEFGDKVDDASKEKVNDAVARVKQALEADNHAEIQSATEALTQVWHEVSAQMYQQTADAGADPGAAAGDPSAAGPTADSADSEVVDAEYEVVDEDEKKQ; encoded by the coding sequence ATGAGCAAAGTCATTGGAATTGATTTAGGGACAACAAATTCATGTGTGGCTGTTTTAGAGAGCGGTGATACCAAGGTGATTGAAAACACCGAAGGAAACCGAACGACTCCCTCGATTGTTGGTTTCACCAGTGACGGTGAACGTCCCGTCGGACAGGTCGCAAAAAGACAAGCCATCACGAACCCACAAAATACAATCTTTTCGATTAAAAGGTTCATGGGACGGAAATATAACGAGATTGGGGACGATGCCAATCGTGTATCCTATGAATTAAAAGCAGGTAAAGATGGCGATGTCGCTGTAAATATTGAGAGCAAGGATTACTCGCCGCCTGAAATCTCCGCTATGGTTTTGCGGAAAATGAAGGAAACCGCCGAGGCATACCTTGGAGAGGAGGTCACGAAAGCGGTTATTACCGTTCCTGCCTACTTCAACGACTCCCAACGTCAGGCGACAGCCGATGCAGGGAAGATCGCGGGGTTAGAGGTCGAGCGGATTATCAACGAACCGACCGCCGCATCTCTCGCTTACGGGTTGCAAAATGAAGGCGATAAAAAGATCGCAGTCTATGATCTCGGGGGCGGCACGTTTGACATCTCTATCTTGGAAATCGGAGATGGCGTTTTTGAGGTGAAAAGTACCAATGGTGATACACACCTCGGGGGTGATGACTTTGATCAGACGGTTATTGACTGGATGGCGCAAGAATTCCTCAGTAGCCAAGGCATCGACCTTCGCAACGATCCGATGGCACTGCAACGCCTGAAAGAAGCCGCAGAAACAGCAAAGTGTGAGCTTTCCAGCACGCAACAGACTGAGATTAACCTGCCTTTTATTACCAGTGATGCCAGCGGACCGAAGCACCTTAACTTGACGCTCACTCGCCCAAAACTGGAGCAAATTACAGATAGCCTCGTCCAACGGTCGCTCGATCCTTGTCGACAGGCTCTGGCGGACGCTGAAATGCAACCCGCCGATATCGATGAGGTTATCCTCGTCGGTGGACAAACGCGCATGCCTAAGGTTCAAGAAGCCGTCCAACAACTCTTCGGCAAAGAACCCCACAAAGGGGTCAATCCAGATGAAGTCGTCGCGATTGGTGCCGCAATCCAAGGCGGTGTGCTCGCTGGGGATGAAGAAGTCAAAGATATTCTTTTGTTGGATGTCACGCCGCTCTCACTTGGGATTGAGACACTCGGTGGCATGTTCACACGGTTGATTGACCGGAACACAACAATTCCTACGAAGAAATCGAATGTCTTCACGACGGCTGAGAACAATCAGACCTCGGTCGATGTGCATGTCCTCCAAGGTGAACGGGAACAGGCGGTTTACAACAAAACCATCGGACGCTTCCGTTTGAGCGAGTTGCCACCAGCTCCCAGAGGTATTCCACAGATTGAAGTGACGTTTGATATTGACGCAAACGGCATCCTCAACGTGTCTGCTAAGGATACTGCAACCGGTAAGGAGCAAAAGATTACCATTACCGCATCCTCTGGGCTTACCGATGCCGAGATTGATCAGATGGTAAAAGATGCAGAGACACACGCCGAAGAGGATAAGCAGAAACGTGAGGAGGTTGAGACGCGTAACCAGGCGGATTCTATGGTCTACGAGACTGAGAAGAACCTGAACGAGTTCGGGGACAAGGTAGACGATGCTTCCAAGGAGAAAGTGAACGATGCCGTTGCCCGGGTCAAACAGGCATTGGAAGCGGACAACCATGCTGAAATCCAATCCGCTACGGAGGCGTTAACACAAGTCTGGCATGAAGTTTCTGCGCAGATGTATCAACAGACAGCGGATGCCGGTGCGGATCCAGGAGCTGCTGCAGGCGATCCATCTGCTGCCGGTCCGACAGCGGATTCCGCGGATAGCGAGGTCGTTGACGCTGAATACGAAGTCGTTGACGAGGACGAGAAGAAACAGTAG
- a CDS encoding LamG domain-containing protein has protein sequence MRNLQTKTPYVKRVCLCVVCLVVSLQSIGTAAELEGLVVYFAFEEGAGKAVADLSGNGQDGKLEGDTSWTDGKFGKAVNFGGKDGIVSVEHSDAFEFTDGITIVAWILPTLKAGPGTWQLIAAKGPDVQEFFEVLLHPDGFIWMGWKLTGGRVVPAQSPRDVVKDKWQHVAVSFQSGEWWTVYLDGEVLIDYPKNGNELVPIDAPLLLGREDPPALNRYYNGVIDEFALFNRGLSQDEVKEIQGSSIQEILAVEPDEKLSTTWGVLKGRYAGGSKSN, from the coding sequence ATGCGTAACTTACAGACCAAAACCCCGTATGTGAAGAGGGTATGCTTGTGTGTTGTGTGTCTGGTGGTGAGTTTACAAAGTATCGGCACAGCCGCGGAACTTGAGGGGTTGGTCGTCTATTTCGCTTTTGAAGAGGGGGCTGGTAAAGCCGTGGCGGATCTCTCGGGTAACGGACAGGATGGAAAATTAGAGGGGGATACGTCGTGGACGGATGGGAAATTCGGGAAAGCGGTGAATTTCGGCGGAAAAGATGGAATCGTTAGCGTAGAGCATTCCGATGCCTTTGAATTTACCGATGGAATTACGATTGTCGCTTGGATTCTGCCCACTTTGAAGGCGGGACCCGGCACATGGCAACTCATAGCAGCGAAGGGACCTGACGTGCAGGAATTTTTCGAGGTGCTGCTCCATCCCGACGGTTTTATATGGATGGGATGGAAGTTGACGGGTGGACGCGTTGTGCCGGCACAAAGCCCCCGCGATGTCGTTAAAGACAAATGGCAACACGTCGCTGTTTCATTTCAGAGTGGTGAGTGGTGGACTGTCTATCTCGATGGCGAGGTCCTGATAGATTATCCGAAGAATGGGAATGAACTGGTGCCGATTGATGCCCCGCTCTTACTCGGTAGGGAGGATCCGCCCGCCCTCAATCGCTACTATAACGGCGTTATTGATGAGTTTGCACTCTTTAACCGTGGGCTTTCACAGGATGAGGTTAAAGAAATTCAGGGGAGTAGTATCCAAGAGATTTTGGCTGTTGAACCCGATGAAAAATTATCGACGACATGGGGGGTTCTTAAAGGAAGATATGCGGGCGGTAGTAAGTCAAATTGA
- a CDS encoding phytanoyl-CoA dioxygenase family protein: MMAGIKDELKKLQQNGFVLIEGALSPDETENIRQRINYAREKGWEEGLNAVGNMWFDTLLDREPDTYQPLVGHPSVRPYLEGLMGKQCQLRSLRAHINPGPYLQEWHMDFYGYWQEQRYVQEHPFAMAPVGINTTYYFQDNDPGEGHLKFIKGGHLTEPPHLYPIDRPKFEEWCEAQEHVILYPKAGDCVVFINHIPHQGAKERDDMERSNVVCHYQVTPMYEGVWHVSRPRGYQGTFPFA, encoded by the coding sequence ATTATGGCAGGCATCAAAGATGAGCTCAAGAAATTGCAACAGAACGGCTTCGTTTTGATAGAGGGGGCGTTGTCGCCAGATGAGACAGAGAATATCCGTCAGCGGATTAACTATGCCCGTGAGAAAGGGTGGGAGGAAGGTCTAAACGCTGTCGGGAACATGTGGTTTGATACCTTGCTCGATCGCGAACCCGATACGTACCAACCGCTCGTTGGGCATCCGAGTGTCCGCCCCTATCTTGAGGGGTTAATGGGCAAACAGTGCCAACTTCGGAGCCTACGGGCACACATCAATCCGGGTCCGTATCTCCAAGAGTGGCACATGGATTTTTATGGCTATTGGCAGGAACAGCGATATGTTCAAGAACATCCGTTTGCAATGGCACCCGTCGGGATTAACACCACCTACTACTTCCAAGACAACGATCCGGGTGAGGGACACCTCAAGTTTATCAAAGGCGGTCATCTAACAGAACCACCGCACCTCTATCCGATAGATCGTCCTAAATTCGAGGAATGGTGTGAGGCACAAGAACACGTTATCCTGTATCCGAAAGCAGGGGATTGTGTCGTGTTTATCAACCATATCCCGCATCAGGGTGCCAAAGAACGGGACGATATGGAGCGGAGCAATGTTGTGTGTCATTATCAGGTAACACCGATGTACGAAGGTGTTTGGCATGTCTCTCGTCCGCGCGGATATCAAGGAACATTTCCGTTTGCTTAG
- a CDS encoding divalent metal cation transporter, with amino-acid sequence MQTEETQTTEPVDIPPVTGPYAEPWSLKKIIALASVFGPAAIVASVSIGAGETIVVVRAGAWAGYNLLWLVLLSCVVKGIFVTYLLGRYTAVSGEYIGQRLAKLPGPRGWLLLVIVLFEMVGAPLAWVPIAKPCGALLHFLFKDTLSSGISQLVWENLITSCFITLALLFGLRISFERLEKQQLIICLILVVGTIIGTLMVRPDFGKALVGSLRFGHLPEFPEWAPKDAVENPLLTMATAFGYVGGSVMGYVVYANWVSMHRWGMTSHRNIDAIRQRAATRDRIDYLPEHPEQVSQLRKILAPLRWDVGMGAIVLFIVTGAFMISGAAVLYGMQSTFEGWSLLTEQASVWKNIHASLVWVYYICIIVALWGTLQALPEIYARVMQEFFQAIWPHREWNYDTLRRWICVYIFLTTMVLIWLNIPFDILTQIAGFILANFSIALMMIAALYLNAKLPTAYRTRPFMFIGALISAAVLVTFAGISGWGLFAKLFVSN; translated from the coding sequence ATGCAAACAGAAGAGACACAAACGACTGAACCTGTTGACATCCCACCCGTCACCGGTCCTTATGCCGAGCCGTGGTCCCTGAAAAAGATTATAGCGCTTGCATCGGTGTTTGGACCCGCTGCGATTGTTGCCTCGGTGAGTATCGGGGCAGGCGAGACGATTGTTGTCGTTCGGGCAGGGGCGTGGGCAGGTTATAACTTGCTCTGGCTTGTCCTGCTCAGCTGCGTCGTGAAAGGTATTTTTGTCACCTATCTGCTCGGTCGCTACACAGCGGTGAGCGGTGAATACATCGGGCAGCGGCTCGCCAAGCTGCCTGGACCGCGGGGCTGGCTCCTCCTTGTGATTGTCCTCTTTGAGATGGTAGGTGCGCCATTAGCGTGGGTGCCGATTGCCAAACCGTGTGGGGCACTGCTCCATTTTTTGTTCAAAGATACACTGTCTTCAGGTATCTCGCAACTCGTTTGGGAAAACCTAATCACATCCTGCTTTATCACTCTTGCACTCCTTTTTGGTTTACGTATCTCCTTTGAGAGGCTTGAAAAACAGCAACTCATTATCTGCCTCATTCTTGTTGTCGGAACGATTATTGGCACGCTCATGGTGCGTCCCGACTTTGGTAAGGCACTCGTTGGGAGTCTCCGTTTTGGACATTTACCTGAATTCCCTGAATGGGCACCCAAAGACGCGGTTGAAAACCCGTTATTGACAATGGCGACTGCGTTTGGTTACGTCGGTGGTTCTGTAATGGGATACGTTGTTTACGCAAATTGGGTGAGCATGCACCGGTGGGGGATGACATCACATCGGAACATTGACGCGATCCGTCAGCGTGCCGCCACTCGTGATAGAATTGATTACCTCCCTGAACACCCTGAGCAGGTCAGTCAACTCCGAAAAATCCTTGCCCCGCTCCGATGGGATGTCGGTATGGGTGCGATAGTGTTGTTTATCGTGACAGGCGCGTTCATGATCTCAGGTGCGGCTGTCCTGTATGGAATGCAAAGCACTTTTGAAGGGTGGAGTCTGCTTACCGAACAGGCGAGTGTCTGGAAAAATATTCATGCTTCACTCGTATGGGTGTACTACATCTGTATCATCGTCGCGCTGTGGGGAACGCTGCAGGCACTTCCTGAGATTTACGCACGGGTGATGCAAGAGTTCTTCCAAGCGATCTGGCCCCATCGCGAATGGAACTACGATACACTCCGTAGATGGATTTGTGTCTATATTTTCCTAACGACAATGGTGCTCATTTGGTTGAACATCCCGTTCGATATCTTGACACAGATCGCAGGTTTTATTTTGGCGAATTTTTCGATCGCGTTGATGATGATCGCAGCACTCTATCTCAACGCCAAGCTACCCACTGCTTATCGGACGCGCCCGTTCATGTTCATCGGTGCCTTGATTTCCGCAGCCGTGCTTGTTACATTTGCCGGAATCAGCGGTTGGGGATTGTTCGCCAAACTGTTCGTTAGCAATTGA
- a CDS encoding trehalose utilization protein ThuA: protein MTQPIQVTVWNEFRHEKTNEFIRGIYPNGIHAAIADGLDKTGGFKVRSATLDEPEHGLTDDVLSNTDVLIWWGHAAHGAVEDDIAAKVRARVLEGMGLIVLHSAHYSKPFTGLMGTSCSLKWREAGEKERLWVIEHGHPIVEGLGEYFEIEHAEMYGEPFDIPEPDTLIFVSWFPGGEVFRSGCCYYRGRGKIFYFRPGHETYPIFYDENVRHVIANASRWAAPGNAPTPVFGNAQPLEPLEEE, encoded by the coding sequence ATGACGCAACCGATTCAGGTTACAGTCTGGAATGAATTTAGACACGAAAAAACGAACGAGTTCATTCGCGGTATCTATCCGAATGGTATCCATGCCGCTATTGCCGATGGACTCGACAAAACTGGCGGTTTTAAGGTTCGGAGCGCAACTTTAGATGAACCCGAACACGGATTAACCGACGATGTCCTCTCAAACACCGATGTTCTCATCTGGTGGGGACACGCGGCGCACGGTGCAGTTGAAGATGATATCGCCGCTAAAGTTCGCGCCCGTGTGTTAGAAGGTATGGGACTGATTGTGCTGCACTCGGCGCACTATTCTAAACCCTTTACGGGTTTGATGGGCACGTCGTGTAGTCTCAAATGGCGTGAGGCAGGCGAGAAGGAACGTCTCTGGGTCATTGAGCACGGACACCCAATCGTTGAAGGCTTAGGCGAATACTTTGAAATTGAGCACGCCGAGATGTATGGCGAGCCGTTTGATATTCCTGAACCCGATACCCTTATTTTCGTCAGCTGGTTCCCCGGCGGTGAAGTCTTCCGAAGTGGATGTTGTTATTATCGGGGCAGAGGGAAGATCTTCTATTTCCGTCCCGGTCATGAGACGTATCCCATCTTTTACGATGAGAACGTTCGACACGTTATTGCGAATGCCTCTCGATGGGCAGCGCCCGGCAACGCACCGACCCCTGTCTTTGGCAACGCGCAACCCTTAGAACCCTTAGAAGAAGAATAA
- a CDS encoding trans-2-enoyl-CoA reductase family protein yields the protein MAVQIIKPRIRGFICTNAHPAGCHANVLNQIDEIKQGIPYKATDMNALVIGASTGYGLASRIALTWAYGAKTLGLLYERPADSRRTATAGYYNTAAFHRQATADGFFADSLNGDAFSDEMKAEAINRLKANFGKIDMLVYSIAAPRRIHPKTGASHQSQLKPIGEPYTGKTIDLNRETIVPVTIDPATEQEITDTVAVMGGEDLEMWIDALAEAELLAPEVTVVAYTYIGSTLTWPIYWDGTIGRAKDDLKTRVDALDKRLANQLGGNAYISVNKAVVTQASAAIPVVPLYVSILYDIMNAKGINEAPIGQMRRLFSEHLGPGLQPHLDNERYIRLDDRELQPEVTNAVTERWEQIDTDNFHELSDYADFRRRFRNLFGFEVEGVDYDEAVETELVF from the coding sequence ATGGCAGTCCAAATTATTAAGCCTCGGATACGCGGGTTTATTTGCACCAATGCACATCCGGCAGGTTGTCATGCGAATGTCCTTAATCAGATTGATGAGATTAAACAGGGCATTCCCTACAAAGCAACAGATATGAACGCACTCGTCATCGGGGCATCAACAGGTTACGGGCTCGCCTCTCGGATCGCTCTGACCTGGGCTTACGGTGCGAAGACGCTTGGACTTCTTTATGAACGTCCCGCTGATAGCAGACGCACTGCAACGGCAGGTTACTATAACACGGCTGCTTTCCATCGACAGGCGACAGCGGATGGGTTTTTCGCTGATAGCCTCAACGGGGATGCGTTTTCCGATGAGATGAAGGCGGAGGCAATTAACCGACTCAAGGCGAATTTCGGCAAAATAGATATGCTCGTCTACAGTATCGCCGCACCCCGACGCATACATCCAAAAACCGGTGCCTCACATCAATCACAACTGAAACCGATCGGTGAGCCATATACAGGGAAAACGATTGATCTGAATCGAGAAACCATCGTTCCTGTTACCATTGATCCCGCAACTGAACAGGAGATTACGGATACAGTTGCTGTGATGGGGGGTGAAGATTTAGAGATGTGGATTGACGCATTGGCGGAAGCGGAGTTGCTCGCGCCAGAAGTCACAGTTGTTGCCTATACCTATATCGGGAGCACCTTAACGTGGCCCATTTACTGGGATGGGACCATCGGTAGAGCAAAGGACGACCTCAAGACGCGTGTTGACGCACTTGACAAGCGACTCGCAAATCAACTCGGTGGTAATGCCTATATCTCGGTGAACAAAGCCGTCGTTACACAAGCGTCCGCAGCAATCCCTGTCGTGCCGCTCTATGTCAGTATCCTCTATGACATTATGAATGCCAAGGGCATCAATGAGGCACCAATTGGGCAGATGCGACGGCTCTTCTCGGAGCATCTCGGACCTGGACTACAACCACACCTCGACAACGAACGCTATATTCGCCTCGATGACCGTGAGTTACAACCTGAGGTGACAAACGCAGTGACGGAGCGTTGGGAGCAAATCGATACCGACAATTTCCATGAACTCTCCGATTACGCAGACTTCAGGCGACGCTTCCGAAACCTGTTCGGGTTTGAAGTTGAAGGCGTAGACTACGATGAGGCGGTGGAGACGGAATTGGTGTTTTAA
- a CDS encoding RidA family protein, with amino-acid sequence MKIEQRLEELGVELPEPAVPVANYVTTVQTGNLVFTSGHGPGTGEGPIYKSQLGTDATIEEGYASARQVAICLLSTLKHALGDLDRIKRVVKVIGFVNSAPDFTDQPAVVNGASDFLVEVFGDKGRHARSAVGMVQLPGGIPVEIEMVIEIED; translated from the coding sequence ATGAAAATAGAACAACGACTTGAGGAATTAGGTGTAGAATTACCAGAACCCGCGGTCCCCGTAGCGAATTATGTCACGACGGTGCAGACCGGCAATCTCGTCTTTACATCAGGACACGGTCCCGGAACAGGCGAAGGTCCAATCTATAAAAGCCAACTCGGCACTGATGCGACGATCGAGGAAGGCTACGCTTCGGCACGTCAAGTGGCAATTTGCTTGTTAAGCACCCTCAAACACGCACTCGGTGATTTAGACAGAATCAAGCGTGTCGTCAAGGTGATTGGGTTCGTCAATTCGGCACCCGACTTCACCGATCAACCCGCGGTTGTCAACGGCGCATCCGACTTTTTGGTTGAGGTGTTCGGCGACAAAGGTAGACATGCACGCTCCGCAGTCGGTATGGTGCAATTGCCCGGCGGGATTCCCGTTGAAATTGAGATGGTTATCGAAATTGAGGATTAA